The sequence CTTTGTTTGCACCGAACCGATTTGTTTTGGATTGGGTGCGCGATAAGTATCTGAACAGCATTAACCGACTTTTGCAGGAATATTGTGGTAACGATATTCCTAACTTGCGTTTTGAAATCGGCAGTCGTCCGGTATCGGCACCTAAGCCTGCGCCAAAGCGTACACCTGCTGATGTGGCGGCAGAGTCTTCAGCGCCTGCGCAGCTGCAAGCTCGCAAGCCAGTTCACAAAACTTGGGACGATGACGCAGAAGCTGTGGCGAACATCAACCATCGCTCGAACGTTAATCCGAAACACAAGTTCAAGAACTTCGTCGAAGGTAAGTCCAACCAACTTGGTTTGGCGGCCGCGCGTCAGGTGTCGGATAACCCGGGTGCAGCCTACAACCCACTGTTCCTATATGGCGGTACGGGTTTAGGTAAAACGCACTTGTTGCACGCGGTGGGCAACGCGATTGTGGATAACAACCCCAACGCGAAAGTGGTGTACATGCACTCTGAGCGTTTTGTTCAGGATATGGTAAAAGCCCTGCAAAACAACGCGATTGAAGAGTTCAAACGCTATTACCGCAGTGTTGATGCGTTACTTATCGATGATATTCAGTTCTTCGCCAATAAAGAGCGTTCTCAAGAAGAGTTCTTCCATACTTTTAACGCGCTACTTGAAGGCAACCAACAAATTATCCTGACGTCAGATCGATACCCTAAAGAGATCAACGGCGTAGAAGATCGCCTTAAATCGCGTTTTGGTTGGGGTTTGACGGTAGCGATTGAGCCACCTGAACTGGAAACTCGTGTCGCGATCTTGATGAAAAAAGCGGAAGATCACCAAATCCATCTTGCGGATGAGGTGGCATTCTTTATCGCTAAGCGACTGCGTTCTAATGTCCGCGAACTTGAAGGGGCACTAAACCGCGTTATAGCGAATGCGAATTTTACAGGCCGACCAATTACTATCGATTTTGTTCGTGAAGCGCTCCGTGACTTGCTTGCTCTGCAAGAGAAGCTAGTGACGATCGATAATATTCAAAAGACGGTAGCGGAATACTACAAAATAAAAGTGGCAGATTTATTGTCTAAACGTCGCTCTCGTTCGGTTGCTCGTCCTCGTCAGCTTGCCATGGCATTGGCGAAAGAGCTGACAAACCATAGCTTGCCTGAGATTGGTGATGCGTTTGGTGGTCGCGACCATACTACGGTTCTGCACGCTTGCCGTAAGATCGAGCAACTACGCGAAGAAAGTCACGATATTAAAGAAGATTACTCGAACTTGATTCGTACCCTTTCTTCTTAATTCAAAGTATCCTTATACCCTGATTATTGGGGTATAAACCCCCAGCCATTACTCTGTTTGTATAAGCAAAAAGAATTCTGATAAGAGCGTCCTATGAAATTTTCCATTGAACGTAGCCACTTACTAAAACCGCTTCAACAGGTATCCGGGGCGTTAGGTGGTCGACCAACACTGCCAATCCTTGGTAACTTGTTGCTAAAAGTAGAAGACAATGTGTTGTCGATGACTGCCACCGATCTCGAAGTGGAATTGATCAGCCGAGTGACGCTGGAAGGTGACTTTGAAGCAGGTAGTGTGACGGTTCCTTCACGTAAGTTTTTGGATATTTGTCGCGGTTTGCCCGATGACGCAGTGATTACCTTCATTTTAGAAGGTGATCGCGTACAAGTTCGCTCTGGTCGTAGTCGTTTCTCACTTTCAACATTACCAGCAAGTGATTTCCCGAACATCGAAGATTGGCAGAGCGAAGTCGAAATGACACTCACTCAGGCCGAATTGCGTGGCGTAATAGAGAAAACACAATTCTCTATGGCCAACCAAGATGTGCGTTATTACCTTAACGGAATGCTTTTTGAAATTGATGGTAGTACGCTACGTAGCGTCGCGACCGACGGTCACCGAATGGCTGTTTCTCAGACTCAACTAGGCGCTGATTTCGCACAGAACCAAATCATCGTCCCGCGTAAAGGGGTACTTGAACTCGTTAAGTTGATGGATGCACCGGAGCAGCCTGTCATCTTACAAATTGGTAATTCTAATCTTCGTGCAGAAGTAAATAATTTTGTTTTTACTTCTAAGCTGGTTGACGGCCGTTTCCCGGATTATCGTCGCGTAATGCCGCAACATACGACCAAAACGCTGGAAGCAGGGTGTGATGAACTGCGCCAGGCATTTTCTCGAGCGGCCATCTTGTCGAATGAAAAATTCCGTGGCGTGCGAGTGAATCTTGCAGATAGCGAAATGCGCATTACCGCCAACAACCCTGAACAGGAAGAGGCGGAAGAGATGCTGGATGTCAGCTTTGAAGGCGACGCGATCGAGATTGGATTCAACGTTAGCTATGTACTGGACGTGTTAAACACGCTGCGCTGTGAAAAAGTTCGTATTTCAATGTCTGACGCTAATGCCAGTGCATTGATT is a genomic window of Vibrio japonicus containing:
- the dnaA gene encoding chromosomal replication initiator protein DnaA; this encodes MSSSLWLQCMQQLQEELPATEFSMWVRPLQAELNDNTLTLFAPNRFVLDWVRDKYLNSINRLLQEYCGNDIPNLRFEIGSRPVSAPKPAPKRTPADVAAESSAPAQLQARKPVHKTWDDDAEAVANINHRSNVNPKHKFKNFVEGKSNQLGLAAARQVSDNPGAAYNPLFLYGGTGLGKTHLLHAVGNAIVDNNPNAKVVYMHSERFVQDMVKALQNNAIEEFKRYYRSVDALLIDDIQFFANKERSQEEFFHTFNALLEGNQQIILTSDRYPKEINGVEDRLKSRFGWGLTVAIEPPELETRVAILMKKAEDHQIHLADEVAFFIAKRLRSNVRELEGALNRVIANANFTGRPITIDFVREALRDLLALQEKLVTIDNIQKTVAEYYKIKVADLLSKRRSRSVARPRQLAMALAKELTNHSLPEIGDAFGGRDHTTVLHACRKIEQLREESHDIKEDYSNLIRTLSS
- the dnaN gene encoding DNA polymerase III subunit beta, which codes for MKFSIERSHLLKPLQQVSGALGGRPTLPILGNLLLKVEDNVLSMTATDLEVELISRVTLEGDFEAGSVTVPSRKFLDICRGLPDDAVITFILEGDRVQVRSGRSRFSLSTLPASDFPNIEDWQSEVEMTLTQAELRGVIEKTQFSMANQDVRYYLNGMLFEIDGSTLRSVATDGHRMAVSQTQLGADFAQNQIIVPRKGVLELVKLMDAPEQPVILQIGNSNLRAEVNNFVFTSKLVDGRFPDYRRVMPQHTTKTLEAGCDELRQAFSRAAILSNEKFRGVRVNLADSEMRITANNPEQEEAEEMLDVSFEGDAIEIGFNVSYVLDVLNTLRCEKVRISMSDANASALIENADDDSAMYVVMPIRL